The following are encoded together in the Algiphilus sp. genome:
- a CDS encoding F0F1 ATP synthase subunit epsilon — translation MAEIQLDIVANEGEIHSGKAVMVVAPATMGEVGIAPRHAPLLTALKPGEMRVETADGQKLSFFVGGGILEVQPDKVTVMADTAMRGDQADEAAAAEAKRAAEEAMQGAATESDIAKAQAEIVEANARLEFVRKMKGGTHG, via the coding sequence ATGGCAGAGATTCAGCTCGACATCGTCGCCAACGAGGGTGAGATCCACTCCGGCAAGGCGGTCATGGTGGTGGCGCCGGCCACGATGGGCGAGGTCGGCATCGCGCCGCGCCACGCGCCGTTGCTGACCGCGCTCAAGCCCGGCGAGATGCGCGTCGAGACCGCGGACGGCCAGAAGCTCAGCTTCTTCGTCGGCGGCGGCATCCTCGAAGTGCAGCCCGACAAGGTCACCGTCATGGCCGATACCGCCATGCGCGGTGATCAGGCCGACGAGGCCGCCGCGGCCGAAGCCAAGCGCGCGGCCGAGGAAGCCATGCAGGGCGCCGCCACCGAGTCGGACATCGCCAAGGCCCAGGCCGAGATCGTCGAGGCCAATGCGCGCCTCGAGTTCGTCCGCAAGATGAAGGGCGGCACGCACGGCTGA
- the glmU gene encoding bifunctional UDP-N-acetylglucosamine diphosphorylase/glucosamine-1-phosphate N-acetyltransferase GlmU, which yields MTTDSPLHIVVLAAGKGTRMHSALPKVLHRVGARPLIDHVLDTARALDAAGCHVVIGHGGEQVRDQAAVPEGLTVHWAHQPDQLGTAHAVDRAMPAIPDDALVLVMYGDVPLVRADTLSRLATAAAPDGAVLGTVLPDPTGYGRLLRDAGGRLAAIVEEKEADDEQRAVREVNTGLLCVPAAALRGWLARIGNDNAKGEYYLTDLVALAAADGRPLAVIDVDDPTEVEGVNDRAQLARAERTLQRRRAAALLARGVTLLDPERFDLRGSLEAGRDVVIDADVIIEGDVVLGDGVHVEAFCLLRDSDVGAGSRIAAHSMLEGATVGSGCAIGPFARLRPGTVCEAGSRVGNFVEIKNSRLGAGAKANHLSYVGDATVGDAVNIGAGTITCNYDGASKHHTDIGEGAFIGSNTALVAPVRVGRNATIAAGSVITRDAPDDALTLARAREQKSVAGWKRPKKKTAAPDAG from the coding sequence ATGACGACCGACTCGCCGCTGCATATCGTCGTGCTCGCCGCCGGCAAGGGCACGCGCATGCACAGCGCCCTGCCCAAGGTGCTGCACCGGGTCGGCGCGCGTCCCCTCATCGACCACGTGCTCGATACCGCTCGCGCGCTCGATGCCGCGGGCTGCCATGTGGTCATCGGCCACGGCGGCGAGCAGGTCCGCGACCAGGCTGCGGTCCCGGAGGGACTCACCGTCCACTGGGCGCATCAGCCCGACCAGCTCGGAACCGCGCACGCCGTCGACCGGGCCATGCCGGCGATTCCCGACGACGCACTGGTGCTGGTGATGTACGGCGATGTCCCGCTGGTGCGCGCCGACACCCTGTCCCGTCTCGCGACCGCGGCAGCGCCCGACGGCGCCGTGCTCGGCACGGTGCTCCCTGATCCCACCGGCTACGGCCGTCTGCTGCGCGATGCCGGCGGGCGCCTGGCGGCCATCGTCGAGGAGAAGGAGGCCGATGACGAGCAGCGCGCCGTACGCGAGGTGAACACCGGTCTGCTCTGCGTGCCTGCCGCCGCACTGCGCGGCTGGCTCGCCCGCATCGGCAACGACAACGCCAAGGGCGAGTACTACCTCACCGACCTGGTGGCGCTCGCGGCCGCGGACGGTCGGCCGCTGGCGGTGATCGACGTGGACGATCCCACCGAAGTCGAAGGCGTCAACGACCGCGCCCAGCTCGCGCGCGCCGAGCGCACCCTGCAACGCCGGCGCGCGGCCGCGCTGCTGGCGCGGGGCGTCACGCTGCTCGATCCGGAGCGCTTCGATCTGCGCGGCTCGCTGGAAGCGGGGCGCGATGTGGTCATCGATGCCGATGTCATCATCGAGGGCGATGTCGTGCTGGGTGACGGCGTGCATGTCGAGGCGTTCTGCCTGCTGCGCGACAGCGATGTCGGCGCCGGGTCGCGCATCGCCGCCCACAGCATGCTGGAGGGCGCGACCGTCGGATCCGGTTGCGCCATCGGCCCGTTCGCGCGCCTGCGTCCCGGCACGGTGTGCGAGGCGGGCAGCCGCGTCGGCAACTTCGTCGAGATCAAGAACAGCCGGCTGGGGGCGGGCGCCAAGGCCAACCATCTCAGCTACGTCGGCGACGCCACGGTCGGCGATGCCGTCAACATCGGCGCCGGCACCATCACCTGCAACTACGACGGCGCCAGCAAGCACCATACGGACATCGGCGAAGGCGCCTTCATCGGCAGCAACACGGCGCTGGTGGCGCCGGTGCGCGTCGGGCGCAACGCCACCATCGCGGCCGGGTCGGTGATCACCCGCGATGCGCCGGACGACGCGCTGACCCTGGCCCGCGCCCGCGAGCAGAAGTCGGTCGCCGGCTGGAAGCGGCCGAAGAAGAAGACGGCAGCGCCCGATGCGGGCTGA
- the glmS gene encoding glutamine--fructose-6-phosphate transaminase (isomerizing), with product MCGIVGATAQRDVRQILVEGLRRLEYRGYDSAGLALVDATGVLRLVRARGKVAALAEAADAAGHDGRCGIAHTRWATHGEPAERNAHPHLSDDVAVVHNGIIENHAALRQELSGEGYRFASDTDTEVIAHLVHRELAGGIALRAALEAVVARLTGAFALAVCCARAPDTLVLARRGSPLTIGVGIGEHFCASDALALLPVTSRFVYLEEGDIAELRPDTFQVFHDGEPVERRIHQSTQSPDAVEKGQYRHFMLKEIHEQPTAIAQTLEGRIGDGRVLDAILGPDTARVLDRVERVHIVACGTSAHAAQIAAYWLEQIARVPCRAELASEFRYREPLIEAGTLIITISQSGETADTLEALRHARDYPLAGALAICNAPESSLVRESDLVLMTHAGPERSVASTKAFTTQLTALALVMLLLARRQGMAPEVEADFVRQLEVVPAAIEAVLERDDAIREIAEQLVDKQHALFLGRNTLYPVALEGALKLKEISYIHAEAYAAGELKHGPLALVDEDMPVIAVAPDTGLLEKLRSNLQEVRARGGRLLVFGDVAAGFERDAYTEVLAMPASGTLNHPLIYTVPLQLLAYHVAVLKGTDVDQPRNLAKSVTVE from the coding sequence ATGTGCGGCATAGTCGGCGCGACCGCGCAGCGCGACGTGCGCCAGATCCTGGTCGAGGGGCTGCGCCGGCTGGAGTACCGCGGCTACGATTCCGCAGGGCTCGCCCTCGTCGATGCCACCGGCGTGCTGCGTCTGGTACGGGCCCGCGGCAAGGTCGCGGCACTGGCGGAAGCCGCCGACGCCGCCGGACACGACGGACGCTGCGGCATCGCGCACACGCGCTGGGCCACGCACGGCGAACCCGCCGAGCGCAACGCGCACCCGCATCTCTCCGATGATGTCGCGGTGGTGCACAACGGCATCATCGAGAACCACGCCGCGCTCCGGCAGGAGCTGAGTGGCGAGGGTTATCGCTTCGCCAGCGATACCGACACCGAGGTCATCGCGCACCTCGTGCATCGCGAGCTCGCCGGCGGCATCGCGCTGCGCGCGGCGCTGGAAGCGGTGGTCGCGCGCCTCACCGGCGCCTTCGCGCTGGCAGTCTGCTGCGCCCGCGCTCCCGACACGCTGGTGCTGGCGCGGCGCGGCTCACCGCTGACCATCGGCGTCGGCATCGGCGAACACTTCTGCGCGTCGGACGCGCTGGCGCTGCTGCCGGTGACCAGCCGCTTCGTCTATCTCGAGGAGGGCGACATCGCCGAGCTGCGCCCGGACACCTTCCAGGTGTTCCACGATGGCGAGCCGGTCGAGCGCCGCATCCATCAGTCGACGCAGTCGCCGGATGCCGTGGAGAAGGGCCAGTACCGCCACTTCATGCTCAAGGAGATCCACGAGCAGCCCACCGCCATCGCGCAGACGCTGGAGGGCCGCATCGGCGACGGGCGGGTGCTGGACGCCATCCTCGGCCCCGACACCGCGCGCGTGCTCGATCGCGTCGAGCGCGTGCACATCGTGGCCTGCGGCACCTCCGCGCACGCCGCGCAGATCGCCGCCTACTGGCTGGAGCAGATCGCGCGCGTGCCGTGCCGTGCCGAGCTGGCCAGCGAGTTCCGCTACCGCGAGCCGCTGATCGAGGCCGGCACGCTCATCATCACCATCTCGCAGTCCGGCGAGACCGCCGACACGCTGGAGGCGCTGCGCCACGCCCGCGACTATCCGCTCGCGGGTGCTCTGGCGATCTGCAACGCCCCCGAGTCGAGCCTGGTGCGCGAGTCCGATCTGGTGCTCATGACCCACGCCGGGCCGGAGCGTTCGGTGGCCAGCACCAAGGCCTTCACCACCCAGCTCACCGCCCTGGCACTGGTCATGCTGCTGCTGGCCCGCCGGCAGGGCATGGCGCCGGAGGTGGAGGCGGATTTCGTGCGCCAGCTCGAGGTCGTGCCCGCCGCCATCGAGGCCGTGCTCGAGCGCGACGACGCCATTCGCGAGATCGCCGAGCAGCTGGTCGACAAGCAGCACGCGCTGTTCCTCGGCCGCAACACGCTCTATCCGGTGGCCCTCGAAGGCGCGCTCAAGCTCAAGGAAATCTCCTACATCCACGCCGAGGCCTACGCCGCGGGCGAACTCAAGCACGGGCCGCTGGCGCTGGTCGACGAGGACATGCCGGTGATCGCGGTGGCGCCGGACACCGGGCTGCTCGAGAAGCTGCGCTCCAATCTGCAGGAGGTGCGCGCGCGCGGCGGCCGCCTGCTGGTGTTCGGCGATGTCGCCGCCGGCTTCGAGCGCGATGCCTACACCGAAGTGCTGGCGATGCCCGCGTCGGGCACCCTGAACCACCCGCTGATCTACACCGTGCCGCTGCAGCTGCTGGCCTATCACGTCGCCGTGCTCAAGGGCACCGACGTCGATCAGCCGCGCAATCTCGCCAAGTCGGTCACGGTCGAGTAG
- a CDS encoding NAD-dependent epimerase/dehydratase family protein, with protein MQIATDAPILVTGATGYVAGWIVKGLLEAGATVHAAVRDPDAVARRAHLDAIAAGSPGRIRYFRADLLTPGSYAEAMAGCRVVIHTASPFTVDVADAQRELIEPAQLGTRNVLESANAVRSVQRVVLTSSCAAIYGDNADLRDTPDGVFTEGVWNTSSSLEHQPYSYSKLLAEREAWRIAEAQDRWTLVTINPSLIVGPGTNPGATSESFNIIRQLGDGTMKSGAPDIGFGVVDVRDVTDAHLRAAFTAEAHGRYIVSGHDSSLPAMATCLMERFGADHPIPRRVPPKWLVWLVGPILNKHLTRRMVARNVGLPWHGDNSRGCAELGMRYRPLSESMNAMFQQLVDDGQFRRT; from the coding sequence ATGCAGATCGCCACCGATGCCCCGATCCTCGTCACCGGCGCCACCGGTTATGTCGCGGGCTGGATCGTCAAGGGCCTGCTCGAGGCCGGCGCAACCGTGCACGCGGCGGTGCGCGACCCCGACGCCGTCGCCCGGCGCGCGCACCTGGACGCCATCGCCGCCGGGAGTCCCGGACGCATTCGCTACTTCCGGGCCGATCTGCTGACGCCGGGGTCGTACGCCGAGGCCATGGCGGGGTGCCGCGTCGTGATCCACACCGCGTCGCCGTTCACCGTCGACGTCGCCGATGCGCAGCGCGAGCTGATCGAGCCCGCGCAGCTCGGAACCCGCAACGTGCTGGAATCGGCCAACGCCGTGCGGAGCGTGCAGCGGGTCGTGCTGACCAGCAGCTGCGCGGCCATCTACGGCGACAATGCCGACCTGCGCGACACGCCCGATGGCGTCTTCACCGAAGGCGTCTGGAACACCAGCTCCTCGCTGGAACACCAGCCCTACTCGTACTCCAAGCTGCTTGCCGAGCGCGAGGCGTGGCGCATCGCCGAAGCCCAGGACCGATGGACGCTGGTGACCATCAACCCATCGCTGATCGTCGGACCCGGTACCAATCCCGGGGCCACATCGGAAAGCTTCAACATCATCCGGCAGCTGGGCGACGGCACGATGAAGAGCGGCGCGCCCGACATCGGGTTCGGCGTGGTCGATGTGCGCGACGTTACCGACGCTCATCTGCGCGCGGCGTTCACCGCCGAGGCACACGGGCGCTACATCGTCTCCGGACACGATTCGAGCCTGCCCGCGATGGCGACCTGTCTGATGGAGCGTTTCGGCGCCGACCACCCGATCCCGCGTCGCGTGCCGCCCAAGTGGCTGGTATGGCTGGTCGGCCCGATCCTCAACAAGCACCTGACCCGCAGGATGGTGGCCCGCAACGTCGGCCTGCCGTGGCACGGCGACAACAGCCGCGGCTGTGCCGAGCTGGGCATGCGCTACCGGCCGCTGTCCGAATCGATGAACGCGATGTTCCAGCAGCTCGTCGACGATGGCCAGTTCCGGCGCACCTGA
- a CDS encoding AraC family transcriptional regulator — protein MERYVVDPGWRILLTDLGLQPGDLLRRAGLPEDLLARSDAGLAPADYYRLWEVLAAEVGPGMLPARMLEALSAEMFSPPLFAALCSPDLAVAAARMRDFKPLIGPMRLDVQRTPDALSIGIGFGPGPSVPPGALVAFELGFFVQLARIATRHRVVPRTATSTSDVTALGPFTDFLGVPLQPGERNRVVFDITDARRPFVTENEPMWRQFEPGLRQRLADLAGGAGTTERVRAALLDLIPAGLTDAEDVARRLAMSKRTLQRRLQQEGTSYKAVLGAVREALARHYIAQRDLPYAQISFLLGYEDPNSFFRAFSAWTGMTPETARTRAVH, from the coding sequence ATGGAGCGCTATGTCGTCGATCCGGGCTGGCGCATCCTGCTGACCGACCTGGGCCTGCAGCCCGGCGATCTGCTGCGCCGCGCCGGACTGCCGGAAGACCTGCTCGCGCGCAGCGATGCGGGACTCGCTCCCGCCGACTACTACCGGCTCTGGGAAGTGCTGGCCGCCGAGGTGGGCCCGGGCATGCTGCCGGCGAGGATGCTGGAAGCGCTGTCGGCAGAGATGTTCAGCCCCCCGCTGTTCGCCGCGCTGTGCAGCCCCGACCTGGCCGTGGCCGCTGCCCGGATGCGCGACTTCAAGCCGCTGATCGGACCGATGCGGCTGGACGTGCAGCGCACACCGGACGCGCTCTCGATCGGCATCGGCTTCGGGCCGGGACCATCGGTGCCACCCGGCGCCCTGGTCGCGTTCGAGCTCGGCTTCTTCGTGCAGCTGGCGCGCATCGCGACACGCCATCGCGTCGTGCCGCGCACCGCCACCAGCACCTCGGATGTGACCGCACTCGGGCCGTTCACCGACTTCCTGGGCGTCCCTCTGCAACCCGGCGAGCGGAACCGGGTGGTATTCGATATCACCGACGCACGGCGCCCCTTCGTCACGGAGAACGAGCCCATGTGGCGCCAGTTCGAGCCCGGCCTGCGCCAGCGGCTGGCCGACCTCGCAGGCGGCGCCGGAACCACAGAGCGCGTGCGCGCGGCGCTGCTCGACCTGATCCCGGCGGGCCTCACCGATGCCGAGGACGTGGCGCGCAGGCTCGCCATGAGCAAGCGCACCCTGCAGCGGCGGCTGCAGCAGGAGGGCACCAGCTACAAGGCCGTGCTCGGCGCGGTGCGGGAGGCGCTGGCGCGGCACTACATCGCGCAGCGGGATCTGCCCTATGCGCAGATCTCCTTCCTGCTCGGTTACGAGGATCCCAACTCGTTCTTCCGCGCCTTCAGTGCGTGGACCGGCATGACGCCGGAGACGGCGCGCACGCGCGCCGTTCACTGA
- a CDS encoding glucan biosynthesis protein encodes MPVRPLPRQSDRKPAVGGRLLAGALLILASAGVQAEIRTFEALAEHAETLAGKPYSAPETGMPPSLRDLNYDAYRDIRFRPARSIWRDTDLPVEIQLLHLGMYYQTPVALNLITSDGVRPVAFDPALFDYGRNEVPEEIPDSFGFSGFRMHYPLNTPDYKDELVVFQGASYFRALGAGQQFGLSARGLAIDTAESGGEEFPVFREFWVEWPRADATRFRVLALLDSPSVTGAYVIEITPGDSTRTRVKAKLFPRKPISKLGIAPLTSMYFYGETHPRPGNDFRPEVHDSDGLLVHSGDEWLWRPLNNPGKLSANAFTSQKLNGFGLMQRDRAHDSYADLEARYERRPSAWVETHGDWGDGYVELIQIPTKNEMNDNIVAYWVPDEPVKPGESRSFSYTVHWQRDKLTGPELGRVTATRLARTGDDRRDLKFVVDFGGEMLRGLPPEAVVRAEFGQSGGFTMREVQAMRNPATGGWRAVLRGRPEADAENAIDLRLQLRGKDNQPLSEVWSYTVNRP; translated from the coding sequence ATGCCGGTACGCCCCCTTCCGCGGCAGTCCGACCGGAAGCCAGCCGTCGGCGGCCGGTTGCTGGCAGGCGCGCTGCTGATCCTCGCCAGCGCGGGCGTGCAGGCCGAGATCCGCACCTTCGAGGCGCTCGCCGAGCATGCCGAGACCCTCGCCGGCAAGCCCTACAGCGCGCCCGAGACCGGCATGCCGCCGTCGCTGCGCGACCTGAACTACGACGCCTACCGGGACATCCGCTTCCGCCCCGCGCGCTCCATCTGGCGCGACACCGATCTGCCGGTGGAGATCCAGCTCCTGCACCTGGGGATGTACTACCAGACGCCGGTGGCGCTGAACCTGATCACCAGCGACGGGGTGCGGCCCGTGGCCTTCGATCCCGCGCTCTTCGACTATGGCCGCAACGAGGTCCCCGAAGAGATACCCGACAGCTTCGGCTTCAGCGGCTTCCGCATGCACTACCCGCTGAACACGCCGGACTACAAGGACGAGCTGGTGGTGTTCCAGGGCGCGTCCTACTTCCGGGCGCTGGGCGCTGGTCAGCAGTTCGGTCTGTCCGCGCGCGGACTGGCCATCGACACCGCCGAGTCGGGCGGCGAGGAATTTCCGGTGTTCCGCGAATTCTGGGTGGAGTGGCCGCGTGCCGACGCCACCCGCTTCCGCGTGCTCGCGCTGCTGGACAGCCCCAGCGTGACCGGCGCCTACGTCATCGAGATCACGCCCGGCGACAGCACCCGCACCCGGGTCAAGGCGAAGCTCTTCCCGCGCAAGCCGATCAGCAAGCTGGGCATCGCCCCGCTGACCAGCATGTACTTCTACGGCGAGACGCATCCGCGACCCGGCAATGATTTCCGGCCCGAGGTCCACGATTCGGATGGCCTGCTGGTACACAGCGGCGACGAATGGCTGTGGCGACCGCTCAACAACCCCGGAAAGCTTTCCGCCAACGCTTTCACGAGCCAGAAGCTCAACGGCTTCGGCCTCATGCAGCGCGACCGCGCCCACGACAGCTACGCCGACCTCGAGGCGCGCTACGAGCGCCGCCCGAGCGCCTGGGTGGAGACCCACGGGGACTGGGGCGACGGCTATGTCGAGCTCATCCAGATCCCGACGAAGAACGAGATGAACGACAACATCGTCGCCTACTGGGTGCCCGACGAGCCGGTGAAGCCGGGCGAGTCGCGCAGCTTCTCGTACACCGTCCACTGGCAGCGGGACAAGCTGACCGGACCGGAGCTGGGCCGCGTCACGGCCACGCGGCTGGCGCGCACCGGCGACGACCGGCGCGACCTCAAGTTCGTGGTCGACTTCGGCGGCGAAATGCTCCGCGGGCTGCCGCCCGAGGCGGTGGTGCGCGCCGAGTTCGGCCAGAGCGGCGGATTCACGATGCGCGAGGTCCAGGCCATGCGCAATCCGGCGACCGGCGGCTGGCGCGCCGTCCTCCGCGGTCGGCCCGAAGCCGATGCCGAGAACGCCATCGACCTCCGACTGCAGCTCCGCGGCAAGGACAATCAGCCGCTGAGCGAGGTCTGGTCCTACACGGTGAACCGACCATGA
- a CDS encoding rhomboid family intramembrane serine protease, translated as MRSETVTYVLIAACVLVFGIQMQTPGALIREFALWPLGAGFQFWQVVSSAFLHGSVFHLAVNMFGLWMFGREVETALGSRRFLVLFAVSVLTAALAQLVATGFGDPVPTVGASGGLFGVLVAFAMLFPTRRVMLLFPPIPMPAPVFVALFAAFELFAGISGTMSGVAHFAHLGGLVGGFLLVRHWRRPRAHLR; from the coding sequence ATGCGATCCGAAACCGTTACCTATGTGCTGATCGCGGCCTGCGTGCTGGTGTTCGGCATCCAGATGCAGACGCCCGGCGCGCTGATCCGCGAGTTCGCGCTCTGGCCGCTGGGCGCCGGCTTCCAGTTCTGGCAGGTCGTGAGCAGCGCCTTTCTGCACGGCAGCGTGTTCCATCTGGCCGTGAACATGTTCGGTCTGTGGATGTTCGGCCGCGAAGTCGAGACCGCACTCGGTTCGCGGCGCTTCCTCGTGCTGTTCGCCGTCAGTGTGCTGACGGCGGCGCTGGCGCAGCTCGTCGCCACCGGCTTCGGCGATCCGGTGCCCACGGTGGGCGCCTCCGGCGGCCTGTTCGGCGTGCTGGTGGCCTTCGCCATGCTGTTCCCCACCCGCCGGGTGATGCTGCTGTTCCCGCCCATCCCGATGCCGGCACCGGTGTTCGTGGCCCTGTTCGCGGCCTTCGAGCTGTTCGCGGGGATCAGCGGGACCATGTCCGGCGTGGCGCATTTCGCGCACCTGGGCGGCCTGGTCGGCGGCTTCCTGCTGGTGCGGCACTGGAGGCGGCCGCGCGCGCACCTGCGCTGA
- the mdoH gene encoding glucans biosynthesis glucosyltransferase MdoH yields the protein MSRTDARTGEPTPRPEAEASPPVPPGWHAMADSAARIVMHWFGNGRAAIQSATHRHLRLQSMPALRRTPMAPQRPDAPRTWTRSRTERAWGWARRLLIVTLAGAQSAWASLFFLNLMPQQGERGLELVIVMLFAALFFWVSIGFWTAVAGAWICLTRVDRFAVSRRAPADPAPITSRTAVVMPIYNEPVDRVFAGLRATLRSIDAAGLREQVHCYVLSDSTDPDIQLAEELAWAELIRDLGAEGRVFYRRRRHHINRKTGNVADFCRRWGARYDHMMVLDADSVMDGRCLKRLVEIMDANPQIGILQTAPTPAGRSSLFARVQQFASRLYAPVFSAGLHYWQLGEAQYWGHNALIRLEPFIRYCGLPKIPGRGPLSGAILSHDFVEAALMRRAGWQVWIAYDMDGSYEEPPSTFVEELTRDRRWCEGNLQHLRLFNTPGLHPAHRAGFLVGVMAYLSAPLWFLFLFATTVQLTIEAHVEPEYFPDHRVLFPDWPIWKPELALSLFASTIALLIAPKVLAWLVAVTRGEGARAFGGWRGLTGSLGLEILVSSLLAPLRMVAHSTFVVSVLLGIKTVWGGQPRADGDIPWRGALRMFALPSTIALAWGAYLWSLAPEYLWWSVPVLGPLVIAVPLAALTASVGAGRRARDWGFFVTPEESRQPAVLDWTASELARFRSRSLAAGVRASDAARDPRIWALHACMNDDGGYIEGAGHPLLGERERRALHDGPDALGPEEWRALLADNEALAGLHWSIQMQPASIHPGWREPAGDHDRDLMPAPA from the coding sequence ATGAGCCGAACCGACGCGCGAACGGGCGAGCCCACTCCCCGCCCGGAGGCGGAGGCCAGTCCTCCGGTCCCGCCGGGCTGGCACGCGATGGCCGATTCGGCCGCGCGCATCGTCATGCACTGGTTCGGCAACGGCCGGGCGGCGATCCAGTCGGCGACGCATCGCCATCTGCGCCTGCAGAGCATGCCCGCGCTGCGCCGTACACCGATGGCGCCGCAGCGCCCGGATGCGCCGCGGACGTGGACGCGCTCGCGCACCGAGCGCGCCTGGGGCTGGGCGCGGCGCCTGCTGATCGTGACGCTGGCCGGCGCGCAGAGCGCCTGGGCCAGCCTGTTCTTCCTGAATCTCATGCCGCAGCAGGGCGAACGCGGCCTGGAACTGGTCATCGTGATGCTGTTCGCGGCGCTCTTCTTCTGGGTGTCGATCGGCTTCTGGACTGCGGTGGCCGGGGCCTGGATCTGCCTGACCCGGGTCGACCGCTTTGCGGTCTCGCGGCGGGCACCGGCCGACCCGGCGCCGATCACGAGCCGCACCGCGGTGGTCATGCCCATCTACAACGAACCGGTCGACCGGGTCTTCGCGGGGCTGCGCGCGACGCTGCGCTCGATCGACGCCGCCGGCCTTCGGGAGCAGGTGCACTGCTACGTGCTCAGCGACAGCACGGATCCGGACATCCAGCTGGCCGAGGAGCTGGCCTGGGCGGAGCTGATCCGCGATCTCGGCGCCGAGGGCCGCGTGTTCTACCGCCGGCGGCGTCACCACATTAATCGCAAGACCGGCAACGTCGCCGACTTCTGCCGTCGCTGGGGGGCGCGCTACGACCACATGATGGTGCTCGATGCCGACAGCGTCATGGACGGGCGCTGTCTCAAGCGCCTGGTCGAGATCATGGATGCCAACCCGCAGATCGGGATCCTGCAGACCGCGCCCACCCCCGCCGGCCGCAGCAGCCTGTTCGCGCGCGTGCAGCAGTTCGCGTCGCGGCTTTACGCACCGGTGTTCTCGGCGGGCCTGCACTACTGGCAGCTCGGCGAGGCCCAGTACTGGGGTCACAACGCGCTTATCCGCCTGGAGCCCTTCATCCGCTACTGCGGCCTGCCGAAGATCCCGGGCCGCGGGCCGCTGTCCGGCGCCATCCTGTCGCACGACTTCGTCGAGGCGGCGCTGATGCGGCGCGCCGGGTGGCAGGTCTGGATCGCCTACGACATGGACGGCAGCTACGAGGAGCCGCCGTCGACCTTCGTCGAGGAGCTGACCCGCGACCGGCGCTGGTGCGAGGGCAATCTCCAGCATCTGCGCCTGTTCAACACGCCCGGGCTGCACCCGGCGCACCGCGCCGGCTTCCTGGTCGGCGTCATGGCCTATCTCTCGGCGCCGCTCTGGTTCCTCTTCCTGTTCGCGACCACCGTGCAGCTGACCATCGAGGCGCATGTGGAACCGGAGTACTTCCCCGATCACCGCGTGCTGTTCCCGGACTGGCCCATCTGGAAACCGGAGCTGGCGCTGTCGCTGTTCGCGTCGACCATCGCGCTGCTGATCGCGCCGAAGGTGCTGGCCTGGCTGGTGGCGGTCACCCGGGGCGAGGGCGCCCGCGCCTTCGGCGGCTGGCGCGGGCTGACCGGGTCGCTGGGGCTCGAGATCCTGGTGTCGAGCCTGCTCGCGCCGCTGCGCATGGTCGCCCACAGCACCTTCGTGGTCTCGGTGCTGCTCGGGATCAAGACCGTGTGGGGCGGTCAGCCGCGCGCGGACGGGGACATCCCCTGGCGTGGCGCACTGCGGATGTTCGCGCTGCCCAGCACGATCGCCCTGGCCTGGGGCGCCTACCTGTGGAGCCTGGCGCCGGAGTATCTGTGGTGGTCGGTGCCGGTGCTCGGGCCCCTGGTCATCGCGGTGCCGCTGGCGGCGCTCACCGCGAGCGTCGGCGCCGGCCGGCGCGCGCGCGACTGGGGCTTCTTCGTGACCCCCGAGGAATCGCGACAGCCGGCCGTGCTCGACTGGACCGCCAGCGAGCTGGCGCGCTTCCGGTCGCGGTCGCTCGCCGCCGGCGTGCGCGCCAGCGATGCAGCGCGCGATCCGCGCATCTGGGCGCTGCACGCCTGCATGAACGATGACGGCGGCTACATCGAAGGCGCCGGCCATCCGCTGCTGGGCGAGCGCGAGCGCCGCGCCCTGCACGACGGGCCGGACGCACTCGGTCCTGAGGAATGGCGTGCACTGCTCGCCGACAACGAAGCGCTCGCCGGCCTGCACTGGAGCATCCAGATGCAGCCGGCGAGCATCCATCCGGGCTGGCGCGAGCCCGCCGGCGATCATGACCGTGACCTGATGCCGGCACCGGCCTGA